From the genome of Biomphalaria glabrata chromosome 17, xgBioGlab47.1, whole genome shotgun sequence, one region includes:
- the LOC106056315 gene encoding zinc finger protein 721-like encodes MAEENMKRSSFLKSRKKANKNNNNELKSEVLLHQDVFAKMPKNKKNDRSKNRLSSCDKESHFANGKITQRLHNVQVSDENQNLSKSSFNVDHFRNQKGRTITSPISNSIHNSEANLETQNGKSSKNLTECMVCDVCGRICIDEKSYNRHMKSHSGNRKFKCDYCDKSFLDSCSLKRHMKTHDNEKPFICHLCSKSFRDSASLLRHEGIHKERYRLFHCSVCNKSFMDKHGLKRHDRVHTGLRPYSCKLCQKSFSDSGSLKRHLKIHIGVKNFSCSLCKKSFLEKQSLIRHQKKVCMIKELTPCTETGSNENQACDSLGSVADQSESSVDGRGSISDCLPVLIPSNMFVSNTSSEIKSEADIKSSHELPSLHSLMKKDPKLSNNISKLVESIDSYEKMLHLCGDIGQLEIDAALAKDSVALPDIMLCFECGELLVEGENFRSTSRVQVTSCPNSYKCLNCEEDYGDPPLLKPEVLFNNSFESESICSDSKQDISQIENSADKCKSDLTELLKKENTASVSKTVIMPTSESKMMKNKPYLLSRLDYIEPYSNEKNLKNVNADQSSDAVINYSLQSPSNTVFKLDESISCNEPPSFRCSPCNQVFTSSTHFDQHLNSQCLSRYACLVCEKTFMNSTSLRRHMPVHTGEKPYSCLQCGKQFRDPSNFSKHKKACSGTLEKRSSDSSSNLSHLKVENSNKIESKSDVSVTDTVESSESINFMSATQRASRKRNQEYHQSNRGIKTRSAYCKNKSDTKLSPNKSEQCNKGMSCSAKKSSDKSFSKVMSNLNSEKENLFTCKVCSKEFTSDNNLLMHMSYHTRNSNVTCSQCGKKFCDSYSLKRHARIHAGARPHICQNCNRGYCDNWSLKKHKTRGCMLEELKVSPDSLHPCPQCSRVFSEVHFLQEHIRCHKGLLKFQCDICLKKFSEAFNLKRHRRLHMVTCPVCQSEFHDMSSFSEHQKICRDKDSKIASQHGDGFPCPICARVYSTKSYLERHKKFHSNLKPHVCMVCNKQFSESFRLKRHMKVHNSTRPFTCERCKKGFKDALGLSRHKMSSACKYFRSHPRQVQPPQTDYPCQICKKIFKKSYLLIRHMAVHSQERPFSCDTCGKSYKDTSSLKRHQFVHAGIKNFICSVCSKGFYYSDSLKRHKAGSCGKKLKVGKRLRKSHRSVRNKNSPIKCEKKISPADVHTESNVALDQKLIISNGTSQPDTESNNSISVSDSIENIKSQFSSHQTKAKIRQLRTKVCPKPMLFRQAQFRKQYQCPICFLGFSRKFYLDLHCKVHNS; translated from the exons ATGGCTGAGGAAAACATGAAGAGATCAAGTTTTTTGAAATCTCGGAAAAAagctaataaaaataataataatgaactaAAATCTGAAGTACTTTTACATCAAGATGTATTTGCAAAAATGccaaaaaataagaaaaatgatCGAAGTAAGAACAGATTGTCTAGTTGTGATAAAGAAAGTCACTTTGCTAATGGTAAAATAACTCAAAGATTGCACAATGTTCAGGTTAGCGATGAAAATCAAAACTTGTCTAAGAGTTCTTTTAATGTTGATCACTTTAGGAATCAAAAAGGGAGAACAATAACGAGTCCTATCAGTAACTCAATACATAACTCAGAAGCAAATTTAGAAACACAGAATGGAAAGAGTTCCAAAAATTTAACCGAATGCATGGTTTGTGATGTGTGCGGCAGAATATGCATAGATGAAAAGTCTTACAACAGACACATGAAGTCGCACTCTGGCAACAGGAAATTCAAATGCGACTACTGTGACAAATCATTTCTTGACAGCTGTAGCTTAAAGCGACATATGAAAACCCATGATAATGAGAAACCATTTATCTGTCACTTGTGCTCAAAATCTTTTAGAGACAGTGCTAGTCTCCTACGACATGAGGGAATACACAAAGAGCGATATAGATTGTTCCACTGCTCTGTGTGCAACAAGAGTTTTATGGATAAACATGGACTAAAGAGGCATGATCGAGTGCACACAGGCTTACGCCCATACAGCTGTAAATTGTGTCAGAAGTCATTCAGTGATTCTGGTAGCTTGAAACGCCACCTGAAAATTCATATTGGTGTCAAGAACTTTTCCTGTTCTCTCTGCAAGAAGAGTTTTTTAGAGAAGCAAAGCTTAATTCGGCATCAAAAAAAGGTTTGCATGATCAAAGAGTTAACGCCATGCACAGAAACAGGCTCCAATGAAAATCAGGCCTGTGACAGTTTAGGGTCAGTAGCAGACCAATCTGAGAGTAGTGTGGATGGCAGAGGTTCCATAAGCGACTGTTTGCCAGTTCTCATCCCATCCAACATGTTTGTTTCTAACACTAGCTCTGAAATAAAAAGTGAGGCAGATATCAAGTCTAGTCATGAGTTACCTTCCTTGCACAGCCTCATGAAAAAAGACCCAAAACTCTCTAACAACATTTCCAAATTAGTTGAAAGCATTGATTCTTATGAGAAAATGTTACACTTGTGTGGCGATATAGGCCAGCTGGAAATAGATGCTGCTTTAGCAAAAGATTCTGTCGCTTTGCCAGACATTATGTTGTGTTTTGAGTGTGGTGAATTACTAGTGGAAGGTGAGAATTTCAGAAGCACAAGTAGAGTTCAAGTTACTTCCTGTCCAAACTCATACAAATGTCTCAATTGTGAGGAAGATTATGGTGATCCACCTTTACTGAAGCCTGAAGTTCTATTTAACAATAGCTTTGAGTCAGAAAGCATATGCAGTGATTCTAAACAAGATATTTCTCAAATTGAAAATTCAGCAGATAAATGTAAGTCAGATCTAACAGAGctgttgaaaaaagaaaatactgcATCTGTTAGTAAGACTGTAATTATGCCCACTAGTGAATCAAAGATGATGAAAAATAAGCCATATTTGCTATCTCGACTAGATTACATAGAACCCTATTCAAATGAAAAGAATTTGAAAAATGTGAATGCTGATCAATCTTCAGATGCAGTCATAAATTACAGTTTGCAGTCACCAAGTAATACTGTTTTCAAGCTTGATGAATCAATTAGTTGTAATGAACCTCCATCTTTTCGTTGCTCCCCATGCAACCAAGTATTTACATCTTCAACACACTTTGATCAGCATCTAAATTCTCAGTGCTTGTCACGATACGCATGTTTGGTATGTGAAAAAACTTTCATGAATTCTACCAGTCTTAGACGCCATATGCCAGTGCACACTGGGGAAAAACCTTATTCTTGTCTTCAATGTGGAAAGCAATTTAGAGATCCTTCTAATTTTTCAAAGCACaaaaag GCTTGTAGCGGAACATTGGAAAAAAGATCAAGTGATTCATCTTCTAACTTGTCTCATCTCAAAGTAGAAAACAGTAACAAGATAGAATCAAAATCTGATGTTTCAGTCACTGACACAGTAGAGTCTTCAGAGTCTATCAATTTTATGAGTGCAACACAAAGAGCCTCAAGAAAAAGGAACCAAGAATATCATCAAAGTAATAGAGGTATAAAAACTAGATCTGCttattgcaaaaataaaagtgaCACAAAATTATCCCCAAACAAGTCTGAACAATGTAATAAAGGAATGTCTTGTTCCGCAAAGAAAAGCAGTGACAAGTCATTCAGTAAAGTAATGTCAAATTTAAACTCTGAAAAAGAAAACCTCTTCACTTGTAAAGTTTGCAGTAAAGAATTCACATCTGATAATAACCTTTTGATGCACATGAGCTATCATACTCGTAACTCTAATGTCACCTGTTCACAATGTGGCAAGAAGTTTTGTGATTCTTACAGTCTTAAGAGACATGCTCGTATTCATGCAGGTGCAAGGCCGCACATCTGCCAGAACTGCAACCGGGGCTATTGCGACAACTGGAGTCTGAAAAAACACAAGACCAGAGGCTGCATGCTGGAAGAACTCAAAGTTTCACCTGATTCCTTGCACCCATGTCCCCAGTGCTCTAGGGTATTCTCTGAGGTGCATTTCCTTCAGGAGCACATCAGGTGTCACAAAGGCTTGCTGAAGTTTCAATGTGACATATGCTTGAAGAAGTTCTCAGAAGCCTTCAACCTGAAACGTCATCGTCGTCTACACATGGTAACATGCCCTGTCTGCCAGTCAGAGTTTCATGACATGTCATCTTTTTCAGAACACCAGAAAATATGCAGAGATAAGGATTCGAAAATAGCTTCGCAACATGGAGATGGTTTCCCTTGTCCCATTTGTGCTCGGGTTTACTCCACCAAGTCCTACCTGGAGCGACACAAAAAATTCCATTCCAATCTGAAACCCCATGTTTGCATGGTCTGTAATAAACAATTCTCTGAAAGCTTCAGGCTAAAACGCCATATGAAAGTTCACAACAGTACAAGGCCATTCACCTGTGAAAGGTGCAAGAAAGGGTTTAAAGATGCCCTTGGGCTGAGCAGGCATAAAATGAGTTCAGCTTGCAAATACTTCAGGTCACATCCTCGGCAAGTGCAGCCACCTCAAACTGACTACCCATGCCAAATCTGCAAGAAAATCTTTAAGAAAAGTTACCTTCTTATTCGTCACATGGCTGTACACAGCCAAGAAAGACCATTCTCTTGTGACACATGTGGTAAGTCATATAAAGACACTTCCAGTTTAAAACGTCATCAATTTGTCCATGCTGGAATAAAAAATTTCATCTGTTCAGTTTGCAGTAAAGGCTTTTATTATTCAGACAGCCTCAAGCGCCACAAAGCTGGCTCATGtggtaaaaaattaaaagttggCAAGCGTCTGAGAAAGTCTCACAGAAGTGTGCGTAATAAAAATAGTCCAATTaaatgtgagaaaaaaatttCCCCAGCAGATGTTCACACTGAATCAAATGTTGCTCTTGACCAAAAACTGATCATTTCAAATGGCACCTCACAACCTGATACAGAAAGTAATAACTCCATTTCTGTGTCTGATTCAATTGAAAATATTAAGTCTCAATTTTCTTCTCATCAAACAAAAGCTAAAATAAGACAGCTGAGAACAAAGGTCTGCCCCAAACCAATGTTATTTAGGCAAGCCCAATTCAGAAAACAGTATCAATGTCCCATTTGCTTTCTTGGTTTCAGTAGAAAGTTTTATTTAGATTTGCACTGTAAGGTACACAACTCTTGA
- the LOC106074591 gene encoding E3 SUMO-protein ligase NSE2-like: MASSKSMIEAHAQVIENNFKECINSCFEGVLDVGQNLSEFSLLDNKDFVTTTESMMKGFIEMEKEMQHHIAALKDVRTLTSSEGIDVNFLAEFDKKLDHLKKSSENDYKSHPKYKELENFFMDVGSLEEQIAALRVKLTASSSNDDIEVTEVEINTKCPYTGQTIVFPVRNKHCGHVYDKAGITNYISSRKAKAKCPAVGCGNKNPITVDILEEHTDLKKYIQLVGKLERLKVNDNLDHSLDV; the protein is encoded by the exons ATGGCCAGCAGCAAGAGTATGATTGAAGCACACGCACAGGTCATAGAGAATAATTTTAAAGAATGTATCAATTCTTGTTTTGAAGGTGTCTTGGATGTTGGTCAAAACTTATCAGAATTCTCATTACTGG ATAACAAAGATTTTGTAACAACCACAGAAAGTATGATGAAGGGATTTATAgaaatggaaaaagaaatgcAGCATCACATAGCAGCCTTGAAGGATGTTAGGACTCTG ACCTCATCTGAAGGCATAGATGTCAATTTTCTGGCAGAATTTGATAAAAAGTTGGACCATTTGAAGAAAAGTAGTGAAAATGATTACAAATCTCATCCAAAGTATAAAGAGCTGGAgaatttttttatggatgttggCTCATTGG AAGAGCAAATTGCAGCACTCCGCGTCAAGTTGACAGCATCATCCAGCAATGATGATATTGAAGTGACTGAAGTAGAGATCAACACAAAGTGCCCTTACACAGGCCAGACTATAGTGTTTCCTGTGCGAAATAAACACTGTGGTCATGTTTACGACAAGGCAGGCATAACTAATTACATTAGCTCCCGGAAAGCCAAAGCAAA ATGCCCAGCTGTGGGTTGTGGCAATAAGAACCCCATCACTGTTGACATATTGGAAGAGCATACTGACCTGAAAAAATATATCCAACTGGTTGGCAAATTGGAAAGATTAAAAGTGAATGATAATTTAGATCATTCATTGGATGTATAA